The Epinephelus lanceolatus isolate andai-2023 chromosome 8, ASM4190304v1, whole genome shotgun sequence genome includes a window with the following:
- the LOC117258026 gene encoding SRSF protein kinase 3 produces MQRSPLSANIAAQQNQSEAGSSNNFEALGCHEQLDPKDSQDSEDPREYCYGGYHPVQIGDTFNRRYQVVSKLGWGYFSTVWLCLDLKLGRRVAVKVLKSGPGFTQAGQDELALLRCASGPTSRHPFSQRIVQLLDEFKLAGVNGVHMCLVLELLGPDLRGWQLCFGNPGLTQPLVKQILTQVLQGLDYLHTQCKIIHTDIKPENILLCLEEQSHKVPAGDSSCSSVLTGKEAKSTGKEQVNPYRLKDITVKIADLGSSCWVYKHFCEEIQTRQYRSLEVLLGSDYGPPADIWSVACMAFELVTGDSLFEPKAGESISLEEDHIAQIMELLGKIPPAVALSGKYSAEYFGRRGDLRRVGSLRFWSLYDVLVEKYHFQLEDATGFSNFLLRMLDYYPERRATAAQSLRHPWLTS; encoded by the exons ATGCAGAGGAGTCCCCTCTCCGCAAACATAGCTGCTCAGCAAAATCA gagTGAAGCAGGGTCCTCTAATAACTTTGAGGCATTAGGATGCCACGAGCAGCTGGATCCAAAGGACAGCCAGGACTCTGAGGACCCCAGAGAATACTGTTATG GCGGGTACCATCCTGTCCAGATAGGTGACACTTTCAACAGAAGATACCAGGTGGTTTCTAAGCTTGGCTGGGGCTATTTCTCCACTGTCTGGCTGTGTCTCGACCTCAA GCTGGGTCGGCGTGTCGCTGTGAAGGTGCTGAAGAGCGGACCTGGCTTCACCCAGGCAGGACAGGATGAACTTGCTCTCCTACGATGC GCAAGTGGTCCTACGAGCCGACATCCCTTCAGTCAAAGGATTGTTCAGCTGCTAGATGAGTTCAAGCTGGCTGGGGTCAACGGGGTCC ACATGTGCCTGGTGCTGGAGCTGTTGGGGCCCGACTTGAGAGGCTGGCAGCTCTGTTTTGGGAATCCTGGACTGACGCAGCCTTTGGTCAAACAAATACTTACTCAG GTTCTGCAGGGCCTGGACTACCTTCACACTCAGTGTAAAATCATCCACACAGACATCAAGCCTGAGAACATCCTGCTGTGTCTGGAGGAGCAGTCCCACAAAGTACCAGCAGGggacagcagctgctcctctgtacTGACTGGGAAAGAAGCCAAGTCCACAG GGAAAGAGCAGGTCAATCCATACAGGTTAAAGGACATTACAGTGAAGATTGCTGACCTGGGCAGCTCCTGCTGGGTG TACAAACATTTCTGTGAGGAGATTCAGACCCGTCAGTATCGCTCACTGGAGGTTTTACTTGGATCTGACTATGGCCCGCCTGCTGACATCTGGAGTGTCGCCTGCATG GCCTTTGAATTGGTCACAGGAGACTCTCTGTTTGAACCCAAAGCTGGAGAGAGCATTTCCCTGGAGGAAG ACCATATAGCCCAGATCATGGAGTTGCTTGGTAAAATCCCCCCAGCTGTTGCCTTGTCGGGTAAATACTCTGCAGAGTACTTCGGCCGCAGAG GTGACCTGCGTCGTGTTGGTTCACTGAGGTTCTGGAGTCTCTACGATGTTCTGGTGGAGAAATACCACTTCCAGTTGGAGGATGCCACTGGATTCTCAAACTTCCTCCTGCGCATGTTGGATTACTATCCGGAGAGGAGGGCCACCGCTGCACAGTCCCTCCGCCACCCTTGGCTGACCTCCTGA